From a single Lolium rigidum isolate FL_2022 chromosome 7, APGP_CSIRO_Lrig_0.1, whole genome shotgun sequence genomic region:
- the LOC124678754 gene encoding RNA-binding protein L-like, whose protein sequence is MAPSPSSNWAMAPPYHYHGPPPQKEQAAPAAEDETGAGSVGFGPRSLWIGGLLDWMDENYLYSCFTRSPELVSVVIKRNKETRQSEGFGFLNFADHVTADQILQSYNGQRMPNADRDFRLNWVMHTAPEKPASAKPAEDDHAIYVGGLAYDVTDFMLHNVFKNRYPSVTKATVIRDGFVGPSKGYGFVLFGDVNERRQAMTEMDGAYCSTRPMRIRAATGSRTQGTDSDGNWDNKRLFVRGLDLSVTAEDLKKAFSPYGEITNTMLIEGKCCGFITYMSRASAEEALRILDGSQLGDNIMRIFWARPPSNRKDEVNDEYHGHPQGLGPDNGYCPGDPNMHGYKGHGGNAYNQHKQPQQTPVQ, encoded by the exons ATGGCTCCATCGCCTTCGTCCAACTGGGCCATGGCTCCGCCCTACCACTACCACGGCCCGCCGCCGCAGAAGGAGCAGGCGGCGCCGGCCGCGGAGGACGAAACCGGGGCCGGGTCCGTCGGATTCGGGCCGAGGTCACTCTGGATCGGCGGGCTTCTCGACTGGATGGACGAGAACTACCTCTACAGCTGCTTCACCCGCTCGCCCGAG CTCGTGTCGGTAGTGATAAAGCGCAACAAGGAGACCAGGCAATCTGAGGGCTTTGGTTTTCTCAACTTTGCCGACCATGTTACCGCTGATCAAATCCTCCAGAGCTACAATGGCCAGAGGATGCCTAATGCTGACAGAGATTTCAGGCTCAACTGGGTCATGCACACTGCTCCAGAGAAGCCTGCTAGTGCTAAGCCTGCTGAAGATGATCATGCCATATATGTTGGGGGATTGGCCTATGATGTTACGGACTTCATGCTGCACAATGTGTTCAAGAATCGCTATCCATCGGTTACCAAGGCAACTGTTATTCGGGATGGTTTTGTTGGACCCTCAAAAGGCTATGGCTTTGTTTTATTTGGAGATGTTAATGAACGCAGACAAGCGATGACAGAAATGGATGGAGCGTACTGTTCTACCAGGCCTATGCGTATCAGAGCTGCTACCG GTTCTCGTACGCAAGGGACAGATTCTGATGGCAATTGGGACAATAAAAGG CTATTTGTTCGTGGTCTTGATTTAAGCGTGACTGCTGAGGATCTAAAGAAAGCCTTTAGTCCTTATGGAGAGATTACTAATACCATGCTAATAGAGGGGAAATGCTGTGGCTTCATCACATATATGAGCAG GGCGTCAGCTGAGGAGGCTCTTAGAATTCTAGATGGAAGCCAGCTGGGAGATAACATCATGAGGATTTTCTGGGCTCGCCCTCCTTCTAACAGGAAG GATGAAGTGAATGATGAGTACCATGGACATCCCCAAGGTTTGGGTCCTGATAATGGTTACTGTCCTGGGGATCCTAACATGCATGGTTACAAAGGCCATGGAGGGAATGCATATAACCAACATAAGCAACCACAACAGACCCCAGTACAG TGA